The genome window TGAGATCCAGGTCGCCAACGGCGACGTCCTCCATCGCGCCGCAGCCCAGCAACCCGTCCTCGTCGGTCTGCTGCGCCTGCTCCATGCCCGTATAACTAGTAAAACcagctcgctcgctcgctcggcTTCAAAAACCAAATCTTCGTATGCCAATCGGAGAAGAACAGCAGCAACCGCCGCTGCAGCGCAGCCAAGAAGCCAACCGGAGCCAGGAACAACGAACCTGGATTAACTGtgcaccaaaaagaaaaaaaaaacgataatCTTTTCCGTCAAATACTCCAAGGAACAGACGATCTTTTTGGGCACATGGCTGCCACAACGGAAACCACTCGTCCTCGCACCACACAACACGAGCGGGGTGGGGGAGGCGAAGCCTGCCTACGGACGAAACATTCCCATCGCGGAAAGAGAGAGCGACACACATCGCCATCAGCCCCCGGTGGATGAAGAAAGTGGCAGTAAGAAACACAATACGGCCCACTAACCATTTCACCAACCAACCGCAAACATCTGCGGCCGCAACCAGTGCTATCGCTTCCCCACAAGAGaaaggcaaggaagaagaacaagaccagaccccaaaaaaaaaacagctttaCTGCATCAGATGCCATGAACCAAACCAACCCACCTCACTGGCATGTCGATCTCTCGTCGCAGCAACAGTGCTCCAATAGAACAGTGGGAGCAGCAGCTTGCTCCTGCCTACGCAGTTCTGTCTGATAAGTTCAGTTCTGTAGAAGTGATTCTGTCTGCGTCTCAAGGATCCGAGacagagggggagagagagaggtgaatagGTGATGGTGGTAGAATCGTACTTGTGCAATGCAAAACTGCCAATAGGCGTTCCCTCCTCGGAGTGCGTTCTCTCTCTGCGCCCTTTGCATCTTTGTTGTGTGCCTGCACGATGACGACGGGATCTCCAATACCTCTCCCCACCGCGTGGGGACCACTGGGCGAATTGGCGGGTGGGGCCGGAAGTCAACTGGGTTTCGGTGGGCCCGGCAGGAGCAGGGCCGGTATTCTCCTCCGGAGGGATGACGTGGCCATGATGGATGGGCCACGCGCCGTCGTGCGGTGGCAGACGGCGACGACCAGCGCGGCGTGCGGCTCAACGGACAACGGCTGTGACCACGTATCGGCTCAGCTCCGgttgtgctcttgccttcttggGTGTGGCCAACCAAAGATTCTACCGTGCCTGCCACTTTTCTCCTTGACGTACTATCGCCTGACTTGGTTTATCACGCTGGGTGCGGATTTCATttcttttacaatttttttcatttattatcGGCGAAAACCAAAAGTTTCACTATTTTTTCATTTACCGTGAAAAGATcgaaatttatgaaatttcatTAAAATTTCGGTCATTTTTCGTTATCTTCTATATTGGTCCACATGTTAGTGAAAAAAATTCCAGAATTAGAAATTTCGTTCCCCTCTTAAATTCGTAAAATTTCaacgaaattttaatccctggtGCCATCAGATGCGCCCAATACCTAGTTGTTAAAATTCACCTCTTTCGAAGTTTGAGCTCTCAATAATCTTTAAATTGTATTTAGAAATAAGAAAATCACATATGTAAATTTATCTCACAAAGTACTTTCATGATACTATCATATTTTTAATTGGGTTTTGTAGTTATCCCACAATAGGATTTAATTGTCAAAGCTGAATTCTCGAGACAATGTCAATGCCCAACACGGTATACTTTTTACTGATGGGAATAATATATAGGCGAAATTCATATTTAGGCTAACAATATAGGTCTCTTTGATTACAATCTAAAAATAGCTATGGCCCATGAGAGAAGCAAAATGTCCTTGGGAGTACAGTTGACGAAATGCTAATTGGAGTCTTAGCTAGAACGTACGGTCGATGATTTTTGCTGTGATAGAAACGGCTCAATTATTTGATGGCATTTTAATTTGGTAGAATCTTTTTTCAAATGGCACAATGTTGATGATgacactattttttttccttctttaggtGAATCTTCCGTCATCCTATGCTCTGTCTTTTTGCGTGGAATTTAGCAACAGCCCATGGAATTGGATCCAATGTAATGTAGCAGCGAGTGCATGTCATACAGATAGTATCACATCAAGCAATTAGATACTTCCAGCCTCGGAgattatatatgtacacaaaCTCGTATACGTGTGCAGTACTGCGTGTTACGTGAGCTGCTAGTATTTTCCCTTATTGGTTGTCTTGAATCCTGAGACATGTTCGTATTTCAACCCTCATCATCCTAATATTTAAGTAGAAATTTAACCCAAGCAAGCAAGCTGGTTACTGATTTGCCTGATATTGTTTGAAATTTTGGGATCAAATATACTATCATGGGTTGATACTGACACAAGCCTTTAACAGAAGAAAATATCTAGAAAGCTGTGTTTTGGCAGTTGGTTTAATACCATGAGATGTTTCACTGCCGAGATTAGCCTTCTAACCATGGTGGTAGGTGAAGTAGTATCTTGTTAAAAGTGGGGTTGGTGAAAGAGTATGGCCAAACTCATGTGAAGAAAGATAGGGTTCAGTACAGATTCTatgcttttttaaaaaaaaaaaacttcagatGCTCATGCTTTGGTACCACTGTATCACTAACAACTGAAGTTACCCATGGAGGTTGGTGGTAGGCAAACTGTGTCTAATTATAGGGATTCTGTTTTGCATCACTCACAAGCAATTAATCGATGGTTCAAGTCACATATATCATAATGGTCCAAGATCCAAAGGGGATTTGTTTTATGGGGACTTGGAATCCATCATACGTGGTGTGGAATGTGGGGAGGAGACTTTTGCTACCTGAACAAACTAAAGTTCAGAGGGTTTGGTGATGCGAGCATCTAAATTGAAGTTGAATAATCAGCGGCTGCATCAGCTGGTAATGCGACAGGAATGCATGTTTGTTTAGTTGTTCACGGTAAGTTGTTGCTTGTTGGTTGTTGTTACCAGTAAGCTGTACATCGGAATCTCTTTTCAGTTTGAGGGAAGCTACTTGCTTCGGAGATATTGGACAGTCAGTCAGGTTGCATGTTTTGTACTGCATCTGCCTCTGACCCTGTTTAAGCGATCAATAATACTGCTCTGAGTCTATAGCAAATTAGTAAGATTTAAGACAGATGAATCATCCCATCTTCCCTCTTAAAAAAAGGCTCACTTGATGATTTTGTGTAAACATCCTAATTTGTTTTTCAAAGGATGTTTCATTGACTGAATTATTGGTCCGGGAGCCAGAGCAGCATACAGGTTGGTGCTTAGCACCCGTGGGCGGCACGCAGCTTGCAAAGGCGATTCAATTATACTTCCGTCGCTAATCGACGAGATCAACTTGTCAAATTAACTAATCGTGACGTGAACAAGATTCCAATGCTTGTAGATTATATAGATGGCCCATACAATCAAAAATActtttttatttacattttcctCCCTAGCTTCTCGACTTCTCTGCACTTTCGTAGATCGAGAACATGGTATGTTCAGGCTTGATTGGATTCAGACACTCTAAATACCAGGATTCAGAATTAAGAACAAGCTTCCGAAGTACTGGCAGAAATTAATCGCGATGCTTAATCTGGCATATTCGCGTTGCAGAAAACCTTCATAGTTAATCGGGAACCGATTTCCAATGGTATCagaatctttttttctttcttttctagtAAACCTTCCAACCTGTCGATCCTGCAGAGCCAAAATATTCGTCGTGAATCTGGTGTCTGGTCCAGCTGAAACTGCGACCTGCCTCACCTGCAGCTTCAGTTCGTTCGTATGCGTGCGCACTAAGCAGCGACAGCTGCATCTCCATCTATTCTAAACTCTTCTGCCATTAACGCAACTAAAGGAGATACCAAGCTAAACAAATCGAGTGGCTCAAGGAGCTGATTCACCACGACGAATGATATCCAGCAAGTAGTAAACTAACCAAGATACGGATCATGCATGCCATGGTGGAGGTTAGCAAGGCGATTAAGTTAGCCGCGAGCGTGTCCCCCCGTGCACCCCCACTGACGCTAATGGTGTGCGCACTCGCTCAGTTTATTCAGGTCTAATGGTTCTGATCCTCCTGCCATTCGTCCAAGATTCTTGCGCTGGCCATTCGTCCAAGATTCTTGCGCTGGCCATTCGTCAGCCAGTGGAGATCCTCCCTTCACCGAGAAATCCGCCCGCCTCGGCGAGCTGGGCCAATCATGGCCCCGGCCGTGTGGCCTCCCTATCTAGACCCCTCTTACCTCGACGCAATTCATGGCTGTCTTCGTCGTCGTCATAGATTTTCCGTTGCCTTGAGCATGGCAGGCATTATTGGAGTGGAATCGTGATCAAGAGAACTGCCGCTGTGGTGTCTGGCCGGGTAGTAGTGCGGTGCCTGGCAAAAACTATTGCTCGAGCTGCTTTCCGGTGGACTAAGTGGAGTGTAGAGAGATGCGCACAGAAAGTTGCAAGATCCATAGATCATTGTGCTATGTTTATTGGGTGGGAGCGCAGTGATTTCTGCTAACAGCGCTCAGAACTTGCAACCATGTGCTGTAATTGTTGGGAAGAAGGTGCCCTCTCGGAATCTACAGAACGTTGTCGTGGGCCGACTCGTTGCAGTGTTGCCTAGGCCTTGTTATGGACCAAGAGACACAATAAGCCCAATAGCCCATTTGGTGGCCCAAAGGGGACGTTCGTGCCCAAATTTGAGTTGTTCTAGAACCAGATCGTAATCAcaagacagagagagagagtaggtggTCGAATGCAAGATTACTGAGCATGTTAGAGAAagtgtttataaaaaaatcatttttttttctcaaccgcactgatttttttcttaacCGCACTAGTACATGTGTTTCAACGGATGACAAAATGCTTACTTAAGCACAACTATTTATATTAGTGCTAAAAgttagttaatcatgtttaagcATATATAGTTATTGGAATAAAGTTTTTATGTATGTGATTAACACTCTCTCCTTAATCGCTTAGCCATAAACATCTAACATTGTTCATGCTTTTAATTTACTGTATCAAATTTATTCTTAATTTAATAAGGTACACTTCCAATAACTACGAATAAGACGTATCAAGGGAAACGCGGCTGCAAGAGTACAAATTATTACAGGATGATGATACAGAAATGTGATGGAATCATATGTCCTCTTACAAAATAGACTCGGTATGCTAGAATTAATATTTGTAGCATCAGGTTCTTCTTGCCGATAAGAAGGATTCAGTTTCAGGCACCCACGAACAAAGCAGAGTTTGGTTGCTGCACCGTTGGTTCATCTTACATGCTCGGCTTCGCGCTGAGACGGCTCGCAAGCTTCTGACCCAGAGACCTGTCGGCCTGCATCGATCGACCATACAGGGATCAATTCATAAATCTCTCCTTCAGTCGAGCGAGCATGCGGTGgagatgtgtgtgtgtgtgcgcgcgcgcgtgtgtGTCTGGGCTTACCTGAGACCAGTAGGAGAGCCAGATGCTCCTGATCTCGTGAGTGAGGCGGGGGTCGGAGAGCGCATCGATCCATCTCTTGATGAATCGCTCTTGCCTGGAAACCAGTCAAAGATCAATGGAATCCAGTTATATTGAAGCACACAGTTCACTCATTCGCACGAGTTCATGTTATATATCTTTCATCTTTGACGATTCTATCGGTTCGGTTGTACGCACCTTGCCGGGTCCATTGAGCGGTACCTCTCCCCGGGCTGCTTGAAGTTGTTCTCCTTCTTGATCACAGTCTGCACACACAAATCAACCAGCAATTGTTGTCCACGGATTATTCTTGATCACTCCTTAATGGAGTAGAGCAATCGAGCAACTTGATGCGAGAGAGGTACGCACCTTCTCGCGGCGGCCGGTGAGCGCGGCGGAGGGGATGGGGTACCTTGGCGCGTGCTTGACGGGGTCGTACCTGGACGGGAAGTAGTCCACCTCCTCGTCGCGGTGCATGAAGTTCATGAAGCCATCGTAGTGGTTGTTGTGGTGGGCGCACTTGGGCGCGTTGGCCGGGAGCAGGAGGTAGTTGGGTCCCAGGCGGTGGCGCTGCGTGTCGGAGTAGGAGAAGATCCTGGTCTGCAGCAGCTTGTCGTCGGAGTAGTAGATGCCCGGCACGATGATCCCGGGGCAGAAGGCGAGCTGCTCGTTCTCAGTGAAGAAGTTGTCAATGTTGCGGTTCAGCACCATGCGCCCCACGGGCTGCAGCGGGATCACGTCCTCGGGCCAGGTCTTGGTGACATCGAGCGGGTCGAAGTCGAAGCGGTCCTCGTGGTTCGGGTCGATGGTCTGGATGTAGAGCTTCCACTCGGGGAAGTTGCCGGCGGCGATGGCGTCGTAGAGGTCCTTGGTGGCGTGGCTGTGGTTGGTGCCGCCGACTGTGACGGCCTCGTCGTCGAGCAGGGACTTGACGCCGCAGGTGGGGCGCCAGTGGAACTTGACGTAGTGGGACTTGCCGGCACGGTTGACGAGCGTGTAGGTGTTGACGCCGGAGCCGTCCATGTGGCGGTAGTCGGCGGGGATGCCGACGTCGTCGAAGAGGAAGGTGAACATGTGCAGGCTCTCCGGGTGGTGCGAGAAGAAGTCGAGCACGCGCCAGTTCTCCTGGATGTGCGACTTGGGATTGGGCTTCAGCGAGTGTACCATGTCCGGGAACTTCATGCCGTCGCGGATGAAAAACACCGGGAAGTTGTTGCCAACGAGGTCCCAGTTGCCCTCCCGGGTGTAGAACTTGACGGCGAACCCACGCGGGTCGCGGAGGGTCTCGGGGCTTCCGCGCTCGTGGATGACGGTGGAGAAGCGGACGATGATGGGGGTCTGCACGCCGGGGGCGCGGAGGAAGTCGGCGCAGGTGAGGTGGGAGATGTCGTGGGTCACCTCGAAGAAGCCCTTGGCGCTGGCGCCGCGGGCGTGCACCACGCGCTCCGGGATGCGCTCACGGTCGAAGTTGGCCAGCTTCTCCACCAGGTGGTAGTCCTCCAGCAGGATCGGGCCTAGTAAGTTACAATTCAATTTGTTCAGTTCAGTTAGTTCAGGATGTGTGTACAGTCCATGCGGACGTAACCCTATAGGGACAACTAATCCCACACTAAGCAGCAGGATTTCGTGCCAGTTTGGAACGTGAGAAAATTATTTCATTTATGCGGCAGTTGGACTAGTGATGCACATTATTGTCTGGAACTAGTAATTTTGGATTTTCTGAACAAGAGAATCTGGATATGTGGGACACATCCAACCCGTACGGGATTAAGAAATTAAACTAGCCTTGTGGTACTTAAACGAGCTTGCCTAACAACAAAAATCGAGGATGAAGTCAACAATACAGTCATACCTATGCCATCTTCCCTAAAAATCTAGCATAAGTGCTCCATGACGCTTCTAAATTGTGCTCCTTTACTTCGAGACTGTAGTGCTACCGCAACGCGAATCCGCAGCACATGACTTCAATCGGAGCCTTCCGGAAAAAAAGTTAGCGCTACCGTGTACCCGGTCTCGGTATAGTATATATCTTCGGGAAAAAAGTCCCGATACACAGGAGCGGATTCAACGTAAAACCTCTATCAAAAACACTTACAGTCCCTAAGTgtttctataatttttagatATGGAAAGCGAGAAAGAAGAGAataaaaagaagaggaagaagagaaaaaaaaagaaaaaatcatttAAATCTCCTAAAATTTGACTTTATATCCGTCATCGCTGGAACAGTATTCATGATTAATCACCGTGACCTGTTACTCTGACTCACTGTAAGAGTACAGTGTACCCAGGTTCGTAGCACGTTCCAACTACAGCTACAGTGCCCAACACGGCGCAGCCGTAGAAGAACCCAAGCCGATGTACGTACGGGTCGTTTTTCCAGGTTGCACGTACGATGAAGGCCGAAGGCATCGCTGACAGAACTTGGACCGAGCTGGGAGCGTACCTCGGGAGCCGACGGTGAGGGAGTTGTCGTTGTTCCACACGGGCGCGCCGGAGTTGGTGCTCCAGAGCGGGGCGTTGAACGCGCTCGACGGGCGGTGCTGCGCAGAGACCCAACCATGGAAACCAAATCAACCACACCAAACCGGCCGGAGCGAGCAGCTAGCGCGAGAGATACCGAGGTCGAGAGCACCACCGCGTACCTTGTACGGGTCCATGGCGAGCGCGAGTCGGGGCGACGTCCGTCCGGCGCGAGCGAGGCTACGTACGCGAGGGCGGCCACACGGCGCCGGCTATATAGCGGGAACGAGTGAAGAGGAGGTGCTCCTCGGCCTTCGTCGCGCCTCGGATCTTTCCGGGCGTGAGGGTCTACGGCTCGCGACGTGTGCCAGCCTTCGCGCCAGCTCTGGATGGGTGGATGTGGGCCGCGTGCGCCTCATCCACGCGCTCCCCGGCGCACGCCCTCCAGAAAAAAACGGATGCAAGCCGCACAAATATGTCGCGTTTGCTTGCCGGACGTGCGCGCGCGTGTGGACGCGACGGGGAGAGGGTATTTTCGTTAGGCCGCAGCTGATGCCGTTCACACCGCCGGCGGCATGGGCGTGGCACGGACGGCGAGGCAGATGGACGCACCTGCGTATGGGGCGGAATCCATGTGGCCGTACCGTATTCCCAAAAGGCGGAAAAGGCACAGGAGGGGCTCCCGAGAATTTTCACCATGTACGTGCGGTACGACACGGTGTTACACGGCTACTCTGGCCACCAGTATAATGCTGTACAACTGTATCACGATTTTTCTGCTTCCGGAATGGTCCGGTGGCACGAATGTGGCTTGCACCGCCTGCTTgccgagaaaaagaaaaacgtcACACAAGCATGCTATTCACAGCTGAAAAAACGTCAGGAGAAGCAGCAACAGCATATACAGAATAACCTCTAATAAGTTGTGAGAagaatttttatatatattaaaccTCTTCTCTAATATTTTATGTTTCATTCTTCATGTCATATCATACAAAATCTCATATTCAAATCTTATGTTAATAGCATGCATAACTTCAAACGGTGACATACTCTTCTTCATAATCTCTTAATACATCACATTTGCAACATAATCAGCGATCATATTGTTATGTGCGCACAGAGGTTGGCTCAAGTTGCAAAGATACGGCTCAACAATAGATGCTAACAATACAGTATCACACATCAGCAATAATTCATGAACTCGCCATGTGTAATCTTCAGCTAAATATTTTATGTCGTATGTCCGATGATTAAAAATTACCACCTTGAACTCACTCATCTCCGAAAAATaccatctcttcactgcatgtTGTAGATATACTTAATCATGAAGTATCTAGTCTTTGGTCACCACGATAGAATCATATGCCCATGACGACTCGTGTCCGTCATCCACTGTCAACTTCTTCAATGCAAAATTCGATCATTCCTctgcaatttctgcacctgagTCCATAAATTTGCGGAACTCGTCATCATCTTCCTCTATCTGGTCCACAAGTGTCTCGTTCCATTACCCCTAATGCCTTAACCACTGCACTAGTCCGTGGGGGAACCTCCAGAACCACACTCTCCTGCACCTTCTTATTGATAACATTTTCACCACCAGCATATGAGGCCCTGCTTCATAATTTAAAGTTGTCGCTTCTGCAAGCATAACTTGGACAAAACCCCGTTGCAATCCTAACCTCACAAATTGCCTCCACCGAGGTGTATTTTCACATTCTCGCAAAGTCCATTTTCACCTAGTCTCAAATAACCTAGGCAACATAATTTTGAACGACAGACGCTGCTCCGACGTGTTAATTCTCAACACATCATGTAACATCCCTATCACATGACTACGTCACATTTCACCCAAGTTATTTAGAGTAACAGTCGAACCTCAAAAATTACTTAAATTTACCCATTATCGCATTATTGAACATACCCTTCACTATAATACACAATAAAAACCACTACTCCTGAGATCCTGATGCAAAATCATATTATTGTCTGTTAATTCCTTGATATTCTAAACTTTACTGttactaatattattaaaattattcCTAAATCAACATGTAATTATTGCTATCATTTAATTACTTTAAAATCATATTATTATCTGTTAATTCCTTAACATCCTaacatttaattatttataCACCACACTTACATTCCAAGAATTATTTCTAatacttttaaatatttatttctaaATTGCACTACACCTATACCAACATCATGCTCACATTCAAGAACTATTACTAATACTTCTTAAAAAATTATTCCTAAATCACAGTAACACTTTACCTACGTCACGcttcaattcaaatatttattGGTACTATATTTGCTAAAATTCATCACGCTCATTCAAAAGTAACGCagaaatatctaaaatattttataaatcatGCTACATATTTAACTACAACTAtactaattttaaaaaatttaaactacTCTCAATTTTATAAACGGTTctaaactaatttctaaaatttctaatttacttaaaatttttagactatttctAACTAGTTTATGAAATTTCTAcagatataaataaaaaattaccttTCCATCATTGTttttcctccctcctcctctgtgTCCTTCTTTCCCTGTGCATAGGGCAGCGCGTGGGCGCACAAGGGGTCGCAGGGGCGACGCCTTGGCAAGGGCGGTACGGTGTGATCTTGTGTGGATCGGACACCTAAGACTTTAAAAACATCCTGTCACCATATCAATTGCCACCGTATTTATTATTGTAACTCATAATATGTCATCAGACTTTTTAACAATTAGTACCTATCGTCACATGATATGGTGATAAAACCCTAATCACAAGCCGACATAACGATATTATGTTGTTCTATCacctattatttttacaatttttcaataaaatattattaaaaaaatcgagGCTTTCTTACGACGGACCTTTTTGCCCTTCTTTTCACTTTCGATATATACAACggaattttacatgaaaaaagagacgcacaaaaagaaaaggcttACTATGACAGAACCACCCAACCACCATAAACCTTTCAAAGATCAAAATCGCCTTCAGTCGCATGATCTCATCGACTGAAGAATTAACCAAATTTGGCACGCCGGAACCACGCCATATGTGGGTAGCGACAAGATAAGCGCCAGAACGCATCGTCATGTACATTGCAGTAAAACTCGGTAATTCAATATGTATGTACAACAACCCAAGATATCAACAGCACCAATTTTAACCATGACACCGGAACCCATGTATATGCAAAGGTTCGCCGGTACAGTCTCGTTTATTCATTTTAAAACAGAATCTTGATGCCGCCTCTGAATCTGACTGGGAGTAAAACCAATGAACCAGACACAATCTCACAATGAGAACTACAGGTCATATGATGTGGGCACTGTATGATCATCGCATTCTATTGGCCCAAATTACCAAGAAGACGCTCCACTGCAGCATTCTATTGGCCCAAATTACCAAGAAGACGCTCCACTGCAGCATGAACATTTCCAGCGGTAGCGATCAGAGCTCGGAGGTTCTCCTGTGTGTCAAAGAAACCCATTTCTTGGAGCTGGGCTAGCTGTGTTGCATAGAGTTCTTCCGGCGGCACTGTGAATTTGGACATTACTCagttaacaaaaaaaatcaatcggTGGCTCTCTGCAGCATTACTTCCTCCAGTAACagaatatgaaatgcataccAAGTTACTAACCATTAGGGGTGTTTGGAACGCCCAGGCCGCCACCAGCTCCAAGCCCGCTGAACATGCTCATCAAGGTGTTGAGGTTGACATTGCCTAACATTCAAGTGTTCCACAGGTCGTTAATGAAACAAGGGCATATGTAAATCCACTTATAAAAGCAGTCAAATGTCTGAGCAAGTCTAAATCGCTTCAAGTCCAAAATAAATAACATCAAGCATCACtttctttaaaagaaatcaGGAAAACCACACCCTTCTTCCTAATAGTGTCATTTGGTCTCAGAGGACATTCATTTATTTTCCCTAGTAACTCGTCACTTAAGGATTACTATTCTCATGTGGAAATTTTTATTCCCGGTATTGTGATTTATCCCAacaatgcttaaagtgatcttGTGATTTATCCGCAGCATGTAAAGAAACATCCATCAATATGACATAATGCACGAATGCCAGGAAAGCCCATTTAGAACTTCTGATAGTAAATTGGTAGCCAGTAGATACCTGCACCAGTGCCTGGTTGCGTACGCTCCCTGAATCAAACAAGAAAAAGAGTTCAAAAGGAAGTGAGTGCATAGAGTAATACTTAGCATAATACCAGAAAAAACCGAAAAATCCAATCTCTTCATTTTAGGCTCGAGAAGCATATGGTATCTTATTAAAAAGCAGGAGGTCAAAAGTTGAGATACTCACTGTCCAGCTTGTTGTTGACCAAGCTGTGACATCAAAGACTGCTGGAA of Phragmites australis chromosome 3, lpPhrAust1.1, whole genome shotgun sequence contains these proteins:
- the LOC133911509 gene encoding catalase isozyme C, yielding MDPYKHRPSSAFNAPLWSTNSGAPVWNNDNSLTVGSRGPILLEDYHLVEKLANFDRERIPERVVHARGASAKGFFEVTHDISHLTCADFLRAPGVQTPIIVRFSTVIHERGSPETLRDPRGFAVKFYTREGNWDLVGNNFPVFFIRDGMKFPDMVHSLKPNPKSHIQENWRVLDFFSHHPESLHMFTFLFDDVGIPADYRHMDGSGVNTYTLVNRAGKSHYVKFHWRPTCGVKSLLDDEAVTVGGTNHSHATKDLYDAIAAGNFPEWKLYIQTIDPNHEDRFDFDPLDVTKTWPEDVIPLQPVGRMVLNRNIDNFFTENEQLAFCPGIIVPGIYYSDDKLLQTRIFSYSDTQRHRLGPNYLLLPANAPKCAHHNNHYDGFMNFMHRDEEVDYFPSRYDPVKHAPRYPIPSAALTGRREKTVIKKENNFKQPGERYRSMDPARQERFIKRWIDALSDPRLTHEIRSIWLSYWSQADRSLGQKLASRLSAKPSM